A section of the Zavarzinella sp. genome encodes:
- a CDS encoding MoxR family ATPase: protein MSEESTLSESAPTEMVQLARTVGQVLVGQTHLVQRLLVALLTQGHLLLEGVPGLAKTLAVRTLAQALDLRFQRIQFTPDLLPADIVGTNIYQPKTGEFTIKRGPVFANIILADEINRAPAKVQSALLEAMQERQVTIGDQTFPLPDPFLVLATQNPIEQEGTYPLPEAQIDRFMMKIHLDYPSRAEEMQIVQRLGSIQSPPRVAAVLNATQILENQNKVDGIFVDPKIEQYIVDIVQHTRPHQSEMVRNLIQFGASPRASLALVRASKAMAFLQGRKYVIPQDVKDCAADVLRHRLVLTYEAQAEEQTADQLLQKILDFLPIP from the coding sequence ATGTCGGAAGAAAGCACATTATCAGAATCGGCCCCCACAGAAATGGTGCAGCTCGCTCGCACTGTGGGGCAGGTGCTTGTCGGTCAGACCCACCTGGTGCAGCGATTGCTGGTGGCACTGTTAACGCAGGGGCACTTACTTCTGGAAGGTGTCCCAGGTCTGGCAAAAACCCTTGCTGTTCGCACGCTTGCACAGGCGTTAGATCTTCGGTTCCAACGGATTCAGTTTACGCCCGACCTGCTACCCGCCGATATTGTGGGCACGAATATCTATCAGCCGAAAACGGGCGAATTCACCATTAAACGGGGGCCTGTTTTTGCCAATATTATTCTGGCAGATGAAATTAATCGTGCTCCCGCAAAAGTCCAAAGTGCATTGCTGGAAGCAATGCAGGAACGCCAGGTGACGATCGGCGACCAGACTTTTCCGCTGCCAGACCCCTTTCTTGTACTTGCCACGCAGAATCCGATTGAACAGGAAGGGACCTACCCACTGCCGGAAGCCCAGATCGATCGATTTATGATGAAAATTCATCTGGATTACCCCAGCCGTGCCGAAGAAATGCAGATTGTGCAGCGATTGGGCAGCATTCAATCCCCACCTCGGGTGGCAGCGGTACTGAATGCAACGCAGATCCTTGAAAACCAGAATAAGGTCGATGGCATTTTCGTTGATCCCAAAATTGAGCAGTACATCGTGGATATTGTTCAGCACACGAGACCGCACCAGTCAGAGATGGTGCGTAACCTGATTCAATTTGGTGCTTCCCCACGTGCGTCGCTTGCATTGGTGCGTGCCAGTAAAGCGATGGCTTTTCTGCAAGGCAGGAAATATGTCATTCCCCAGGATGTAAAAGATTGTGCTGCCGATGTGCTCCGCCATCGTCTGGTTCTTACGTACGAAGCCCAGGCGGAAGAGCAGACTGCGGACCAGTTGCTGCAAAAAATATTAGATTTTCTGCCGATTCCCTGA
- a CDS encoding prolipoprotein diacylglyceryl transferase, which translates to MQQVLFYIPIFKDSFPPNGIPINGYGFMMLMAFLGTIWLLGKWSKVTKDGLPSSFVQNLIIIMMISGFVGGRITYCLQFGVPLTDIYKVWNGGLVLLGGVLLSILVFIALYQLYLRRLGVKFWRLADTAGPVLALGIALGRLGCLLNGCCYGHVAPDTCPAIQFPMLNAPARDTLVEKLGYQTVLGFTVYPEAPNEPRLIVKHVEPLSEAGKAGLQPRDRIVKINDEDLSLTEFSPVGRLDQIVLNWPRGKKEMTLVVERDQKETTLPTFIPRSIRLHPTQLYETISMLLLMTFLMLFDRYRRHDGQVFTLFLLGYGIHRFLNEILRNDTPVEGFSMTLSQNISVGLILLAISFEIGLRIIHGRGQAVSAAIPPNPATNAPS; encoded by the coding sequence ATGCAACAAGTACTGTTTTATATACCCATTTTCAAAGATTCGTTCCCACCAAATGGAATCCCGATTAACGGCTACGGCTTTATGATGCTGATGGCCTTTCTGGGCACCATCTGGTTGCTTGGCAAATGGTCGAAAGTGACCAAAGATGGCCTCCCCAGCTCTTTTGTCCAGAACCTGATCATCATCATGATGATTTCCGGCTTTGTGGGTGGTCGGATTACCTATTGCCTGCAGTTTGGGGTGCCACTGACTGATATCTACAAGGTCTGGAATGGTGGTCTGGTGCTGTTAGGAGGGGTACTGCTTTCCATTCTTGTCTTTATTGCCCTGTACCAGCTTTACCTGCGGCGACTGGGAGTAAAATTCTGGCGTTTAGCGGATACCGCCGGACCTGTGCTTGCTCTGGGTATTGCCCTGGGAAGGTTGGGCTGCCTGCTGAACGGGTGCTGTTACGGACATGTCGCACCAGACACCTGTCCTGCTATTCAATTTCCGATGTTAAATGCCCCCGCCCGCGATACACTGGTAGAAAAACTGGGCTATCAGACGGTGCTTGGCTTTACGGTCTATCCAGAAGCCCCCAACGAGCCACGATTGATTGTAAAGCACGTGGAACCACTTTCTGAAGCAGGCAAAGCTGGCCTGCAGCCCCGCGACCGGATTGTGAAGATTAATGATGAGGATTTGTCGTTAACAGAGTTTTCTCCCGTGGGCAGACTGGATCAGATTGTGCTGAACTGGCCACGTGGCAAGAAAGAAATGACGCTCGTTGTGGAACGGGATCAGAAAGAGACCACACTGCCGACGTTTATCCCACGGTCGATCCGATTGCATCCCACCCAGTTGTACGAAACGATCAGCATGTTGTTGTTGATGACTTTTTTAATGCTATTTGATCGGTATCGCCGTCACGACGGCCAGGTGTTTACGCTGTTTTTGCTGGGTTACGGTATCCATCGCTTTTTGAATGAAATCCTGCGAAACGATACCCCTGTGGAAGGTTTTTCGATGACTCTTTCACAGAATATTTCTGTGGGGCTGATTCTGCTGGCGATTTCTTTTGAAATTGGCCTGCGAATCATCCACGGGCGAGGTCAGGCAGTGTCTGCTGCAATCCCACCCAATCCCGCGACCAATGCACCCAGTTAA
- the dprA gene encoding DNA-processing protein DprA has translation MGPKLTENLLAHFGTAADIFNASEAELCQVPLVGTKVAKAIRSDTTLKKVEDELALVAKHGIAVVGWHDAGFPSPLRVIPDPTRILYHRGQLLETDSKAIAIVGSRNCTGYGVRMATRLASGLVRAGFTVVSGLALGIDGAAHRGALEANGRTLAVLAGGLSSIYPPEHKDLAEKVAQSGALVSETPMAIAPQRGMFHARNRIISGLSLATVVVECNARSGALITARHALEQNKDVFVIPGNVDIPQNEGSLQLIRDGARLIRGIDDLLEDLQGLKASLPEHSPSPTQQELFSENPTPVCTAPPEMSAEHRTIWDTLTEPKHVDLLSRELSLSAGDLTRLLFSMEMLRLVRRRPGNFYERT, from the coding sequence GTGGGGCCGAAGTTGACTGAGAACTTACTGGCTCATTTCGGTACCGCCGCAGATATTTTCAACGCTTCCGAAGCGGAATTGTGCCAGGTGCCCCTTGTGGGAACGAAGGTCGCCAAGGCAATTCGCAGCGATACCACGCTAAAGAAAGTAGAAGATGAGCTGGCACTGGTGGCCAAACATGGTATTGCCGTGGTGGGGTGGCACGATGCGGGCTTTCCCAGTCCCCTGCGGGTGATTCCTGATCCGACACGCATCCTGTATCACCGTGGGCAATTGCTTGAAACTGACTCTAAAGCGATTGCAATTGTCGGATCGCGTAACTGCACGGGATACGGCGTGCGAATGGCCACCCGATTAGCCAGTGGCCTCGTTCGAGCGGGATTTACAGTCGTGAGTGGCCTGGCTTTGGGCATTGATGGTGCCGCCCACCGTGGGGCACTGGAAGCCAATGGACGTACCCTGGCGGTATTGGCAGGTGGCTTATCCAGCATCTATCCACCTGAACATAAAGATCTGGCAGAAAAAGTTGCCCAAAGTGGGGCGTTGGTTTCCGAAACCCCCATGGCAATTGCCCCACAGCGGGGGATGTTTCACGCCCGTAACCGCATTATTTCTGGATTATCGCTGGCCACGGTTGTCGTGGAATGTAACGCACGCAGTGGGGCGTTGATTACCGCACGCCACGCACTGGAACAGAACAAAGATGTTTTTGTAATTCCGGGAAATGTGGATATTCCACAGAACGAAGGTTCTTTGCAACTGATTCGGGATGGGGCTCGCTTAATCCGCGGAATTGATGATCTGCTTGAGGATTTACAAGGGCTGAAAGCGTCGCTCCCAGAACATTCCCCCTCCCCCACACAGCAGGAACTGTTTTCAGAAAACCCCACGCCAGTCTGTACAGCACCTCCGGAAATGTCTGCAGAACATCGAACGATCTGGGACACTTTGACAGAGCCGAAACATGTCGATCTGCTTTCCAGAGAATTGTCACTCTCTGCGGGAGATCTCACCAGACTCCTGTTTTCGATGGAAATGTTACGGCTGGTGCGTCGCCGACCTGGCAATTTTTACGAACGTACCTGA
- a CDS encoding lactate racemase domain-containing protein — MLHFAEGSSETVIDQELTENLLQQMLGNLQRSKPLKRVLLIPPDITRWHSGAGPLTVRLFELLHGSADVFVLPALGTHEEMNEEERHRMFPGIPDDRFRVHHWRNNVDPLGEIPPERVRELSENKLHFSAQVLLSKVITQEPWDAIISIGQLVPHEVIGIANHNKNIFVGCGGKDLINKSHWLGAVYGMERIMGRARTPVRDMLNDASRRFATNLPIHYLLTVRGRDVLGKIVTRGLFAGDDEECYLRGAELAREVNINYLEREPHKVVVYLEPEEFKSTWLGNKAVYRTRMAIADEGELIILAPGVRMFGEDAEIDRLIRQFGYRGTSTTLEAVESHPELAENLSAAAHLIHGSSEGRFRVTYCPGYLTEDEIRGVGFNYLDLATAMAQYPPTELKDGWNSWRGEEIFFVSNPGLGLWGTKARFGA, encoded by the coding sequence ATGTTACATTTTGCGGAAGGATCGTCGGAAACCGTTATTGATCAGGAACTTACAGAAAATTTACTCCAACAGATGCTGGGGAATCTGCAACGCAGCAAACCCTTGAAGCGTGTGCTGTTGATCCCACCTGATATTACCCGGTGGCATTCCGGTGCCGGCCCACTGACGGTGCGGTTATTTGAATTATTGCACGGTAGTGCAGATGTTTTTGTGTTGCCAGCACTCGGCACTCATGAAGAAATGAACGAGGAAGAGCGGCACCGCATGTTCCCTGGGATTCCCGACGATCGATTCCGTGTGCACCACTGGCGGAACAATGTGGATCCACTCGGTGAAATCCCACCGGAGCGGGTGCGGGAACTTTCGGAAAACAAACTGCATTTTTCTGCGCAAGTCCTTCTCAGTAAAGTAATTACGCAAGAACCGTGGGATGCCATTATTTCCATTGGACAACTGGTGCCCCACGAAGTGATCGGCATCGCCAACCACAATAAGAACATTTTTGTGGGATGTGGTGGAAAAGACCTGATCAACAAATCCCACTGGTTGGGTGCGGTCTATGGCATGGAACGGATCATGGGGCGAGCACGCACGCCGGTGCGGGATATGCTGAACGATGCTTCCCGCCGATTTGCGACCAATCTGCCTATCCATTATCTGCTGACGGTGCGAGGACGTGATGTACTGGGCAAGATTGTTACTCGCGGGTTATTCGCTGGCGACGATGAAGAATGCTACCTCCGCGGTGCGGAATTGGCACGCGAAGTGAACATCAATTATCTGGAGCGAGAGCCCCACAAAGTGGTGGTTTATCTGGAACCGGAAGAGTTTAAATCGACCTGGCTGGGGAATAAGGCTGTCTATCGCACGCGGATGGCAATTGCAGATGAGGGAGAGCTCATTATTCTGGCACCCGGTGTGCGGATGTTTGGTGAAGATGCGGAAATTGATCGTCTGATTCGGCAGTTTGGCTACCGTGGCACCTCCACCACATTGGAAGCAGTGGAATCGCATCCGGAATTGGCAGAAAATTTGTCTGCCGCCGCCCACCTGATTCATGGTTCCAGCGAAGGGCGATTCCGTGTTACCTACTGTCCTGGATATCTAACAGAAGATGAAATACGTGGCGTGGGGTTCAATTATCTGGATCTGGCCACAGCGATGGCACAATATCCCCCCACGGAGTTGAAGGATGGTTGGAACAGCTGGCGGGGAGAGGAAATTTTCTTTGTTTCTAACCCAGGCCTCGGTTTGTGGGGCACCAAAGCCCGTTTTGGTGCCTAA
- a CDS encoding methyl-accepting chemotaxis protein, giving the protein MSRNQNTSVRFRLLMLLITALTANILILIFSWYFSLRFRVSGPISQDSEAARKLLADSQPTSLYISEAYILISEMELATDQSFVRKEIEKLKDYEAAYTEARNYWLQAIPDSPKREIIKKELHEPAKEFFRLAREEYVPLVLKGGEDRAKATTLFREKMRPEFVAHRVAVDEMVRQATATAEELKENAADNSTNWLIAMAIVNAAVIIAILYAGMVTTRRIVQPITQLINAVNTMARGDADLTARVEVKSNDEIGQLGTAINDLIMKIQGIVVSIRESCVKLLSTSSQINSTAKKQESTVHQLGSSTTQIAAAVREISATSIDLSGTMDDVSDRANHAAMLANTGRNQLGTMERTMHQLVDSTSTISSKLSLIREKADNINVVVTTITKVADQTNLLSINAAIEAEKAGDYGRGFLVVAREIRRLADQTAVATLDIENIVRHMQDAVSAGVMQMDQFSDEVQSGVGKVGQINQQTTEIIDEVRVLSERFKTITEGMKNQTIGAQQISEAMVTVSGGAKDTSHSLVQFQQSTEELRHAIEMLNQEIGQFKV; this is encoded by the coding sequence ATGAGTCGTAACCAAAATACCAGCGTGCGGTTTCGCCTGCTGATGCTGCTGATCACTGCACTGACTGCCAATATTCTGATCCTGATCTTTTCGTGGTATTTTTCACTGCGTTTTCGTGTCAGCGGTCCCATTTCACAGGACAGTGAAGCAGCCCGAAAATTACTGGCAGATTCACAGCCAACTTCTCTGTACATTTCAGAAGCGTACATTCTGATCAGTGAAATGGAATTAGCCACCGACCAAAGCTTTGTGCGTAAGGAAATCGAAAAATTAAAAGATTATGAGGCAGCGTACACGGAAGCACGCAATTACTGGCTGCAGGCTATCCCAGACAGCCCCAAGCGGGAAATCATCAAGAAAGAACTGCACGAACCTGCAAAAGAATTTTTCAGGTTGGCACGTGAAGAATATGTCCCACTGGTATTGAAAGGTGGGGAGGATCGAGCCAAGGCCACGACATTGTTTCGTGAAAAGATGCGGCCCGAATTTGTTGCACATCGCGTTGCAGTAGATGAGATGGTGCGTCAAGCAACTGCAACTGCTGAAGAACTAAAGGAAAACGCTGCTGATAATAGCACCAACTGGCTGATTGCAATGGCGATTGTAAATGCTGCTGTGATTATTGCCATTCTATATGCAGGTATGGTGACAACTCGTCGCATTGTTCAACCGATTACACAACTGATCAATGCTGTCAACACAATGGCCCGAGGTGATGCCGATCTGACGGCACGCGTCGAAGTCAAATCGAATGATGAAATCGGCCAGTTGGGCACTGCGATCAATGACTTGATTATGAAAATACAGGGGATCGTTGTCAGCATTCGTGAATCGTGCGTGAAATTGTTGTCGACTTCGTCCCAGATCAATTCCACTGCTAAAAAGCAGGAATCAACGGTCCATCAACTGGGCAGTTCCACCACCCAGATCGCCGCAGCGGTGCGGGAAATTTCCGCCACCTCAATAGATCTGTCTGGCACGATGGATGATGTTTCAGACCGAGCGAATCATGCTGCGATGCTGGCAAATACCGGCAGAAATCAGTTGGGCACTATGGAGCGAACGATGCACCAACTAGTGGACTCGACTTCCACAATTTCTTCCAAATTGTCATTGATTCGGGAAAAAGCCGACAACATTAATGTGGTAGTCACCACCATCACCAAAGTGGCAGACCAGACGAACCTGCTGTCGATTAACGCTGCAATTGAAGCGGAAAAAGCGGGGGATTACGGACGAGGTTTTCTGGTAGTGGCACGTGAAATCCGTCGCCTGGCAGATCAGACAGCCGTGGCTACCTTGGATATCGAAAATATAGTCCGCCACATGCAGGATGCCGTATCTGCTGGTGTGATGCAGATGGATCAGTTCAGCGACGAAGTTCAAAGTGGCGTCGGTAAGGTGGGCCAGATTAACCAGCAAACCACCGAAATTATTGATGAAGTTCGCGTGCTGTCCGAACGGTTCAAAACGATTACCGAGGGGATGAAAAACCAGACGATCGGTGCTCAGCAGATCAGTGAGGCAATGGTCACCGTCTCTGGTGGGGCGAAAGATACCTCCCACTCACTGGTTCAGTTTCAGCAATCGACGGAAGAATTGCGACACGCCATTGAGATGCTTAATCAGGAAATTGGCCAATTCAAGGTCTAA
- a CDS encoding chemotaxis protein CheW, whose product MLVVTFQIGEHRIAMDIRQIVQVIPCIPVRPVAFSATWQTGVIIFRGNVIPIVDLALVFGVESCPSRLSTRIILVETDHLGRSMIVGLLAAQVSDVTSMEESHAKHFKELPTDAGTQPSLGKVILDDVGILNLAHVNQLLSTAMRDQLSRFQEVA is encoded by the coding sequence ATGCTGGTGGTAACTTTTCAAATCGGCGAGCATCGAATTGCCATGGACATTCGTCAGATTGTTCAGGTAATCCCGTGTATTCCCGTACGACCGGTCGCTTTTTCCGCCACGTGGCAGACAGGTGTGATTATTTTTCGAGGCAATGTCATTCCCATTGTCGATCTGGCACTGGTTTTTGGCGTGGAAAGTTGCCCTTCACGACTGTCGACTCGAATTATTCTCGTGGAAACAGACCACCTGGGCCGTTCTATGATCGTGGGCCTGTTGGCGGCACAGGTTTCTGATGTCACATCGATGGAAGAAAGCCATGCGAAGCATTTTAAGGAGTTGCCAACCGATGCTGGTACGCAGCCCAGTCTTGGGAAGGTCATTCTGGATGATGTGGGGATTCTCAATCTTGCCCATGTGAACCAACTGCTGTCCACCGCAATGCGGGATCAACTGTCTCGCTTTCAGGAGGTCGCATGA
- a CDS encoding CheR family methyltransferase produces MSSTNNSIHELLINRLGLNPEALGEHAITQRVGELLQQYQVEDEPQLVRHFREHPNEFMRFVDSILVPESWFFRQKAVFDHFAQFVTKKIHELHPARPYRILSAGCSSGEEPYSIAISLLRAGITGDHFQVLGIDLSASSILTAQRATYGDFAFRETTPDVKDMYFTQLDSHHWQLRPAVQKLVHFRQTSLLDPLFLGDESHFDAIFCRNVLIYLTQKARREAAKHLYDHLKDGGLLIVGQAESNELKTFSWAPSDGNRLGIFQKSGSSTSSSTVKPVESAQVPAEEAFRSTKPSSYGSSQAVRRSAIQRRLSSRSLEVLENHDPTDAPSDCWNSIGVWGNQQCPRLVQEIHCQNCSVYVKAGRTFLSGRPPAGYLQEWSERLSQPATEETEALESILIFRLRSEWLGWPVRSLVEITTPKPFHRIPHRGGILEGLLNIRGELHLTVRMEELLGLAGNSRETHITGSSRLIVTGRKPEEYWAFLADEIDRVWRFPKSVLSSLPLTVGQRGARFTKGVLHWDQRSAGLLDEDRVFEALSTAIQ; encoded by the coding sequence ATGAGCAGCACCAACAACAGCATTCATGAATTATTAATCAATCGACTGGGACTGAATCCCGAAGCACTTGGTGAGCACGCCATCACCCAACGGGTGGGGGAATTGCTGCAGCAATATCAGGTTGAAGACGAGCCCCAGTTGGTGCGTCACTTTCGTGAGCATCCCAACGAATTCATGAGATTTGTGGATAGCATTCTGGTCCCTGAATCGTGGTTTTTTCGGCAGAAAGCTGTTTTCGACCATTTTGCCCAATTTGTCACCAAAAAGATACACGAATTACATCCTGCCCGCCCGTATCGAATTCTTTCCGCAGGTTGCAGCAGTGGGGAAGAACCCTACTCCATTGCCATCAGTCTCTTGCGTGCAGGGATCACGGGAGATCACTTCCAGGTCTTAGGCATCGATCTGAGTGCGTCCAGTATCCTTACTGCTCAGCGTGCCACCTACGGTGATTTTGCTTTTCGGGAAACCACCCCTGATGTCAAGGACATGTATTTTACGCAATTGGATAGCCACCATTGGCAATTGCGACCTGCCGTGCAGAAATTGGTGCATTTCCGCCAGACCAGCCTACTCGACCCGTTGTTTCTGGGCGATGAATCTCATTTTGATGCGATTTTCTGTCGAAATGTGCTTATCTATCTTACTCAGAAAGCACGTCGTGAAGCAGCAAAACACCTGTATGACCATTTGAAAGACGGTGGCCTCCTGATCGTTGGTCAGGCGGAATCGAATGAACTGAAGACCTTTTCGTGGGCACCCAGCGATGGCAATCGATTAGGAATTTTTCAGAAATCGGGTTCAAGCACTTCATCATCCACAGTCAAACCTGTGGAATCAGCGCAAGTGCCTGCTGAAGAGGCATTTCGGTCAACAAAGCCCTCATCCTACGGTAGTAGTCAGGCAGTGCGACGTTCGGCAATCCAGCGCAGGCTGAGTTCCAGATCTTTGGAAGTGCTGGAGAACCACGATCCCACGGATGCACCCAGTGATTGCTGGAACTCGATTGGCGTGTGGGGAAATCAGCAATGCCCCCGCCTGGTGCAGGAAATTCACTGCCAGAATTGTTCCGTATATGTGAAGGCGGGCCGCACCTTTCTGTCTGGCAGACCACCTGCAGGCTATTTGCAGGAATGGTCGGAACGACTTTCCCAACCAGCCACTGAAGAAACTGAAGCACTGGAAAGCATTCTCATTTTTCGGCTGAGAAGCGAATGGTTGGGCTGGCCGGTACGCAGTCTGGTGGAAATTACTACGCCGAAGCCATTCCACCGCATTCCACACCGTGGGGGGATTTTAGAAGGCTTGCTGAATATTCGCGGGGAATTGCACCTGACCGTGCGTATGGAAGAATTACTGGGATTGGCTGGTAACTCGAGAGAAACCCACATTACAGGCAGTAGTCGATTGATTGTTACTGGCCGAAAACCGGAAGAATACTGGGCTTTTCTGGCTGATGAAATTGATCGGGTGTGGCGATTTCCAAAATCAGTCCTGAGTTCCCTTCCACTGACTGTTGGTCAGCGTGGAGCCAGATTTACCAAAGGTGTCTTGCATTGGGATCAACGAAGTGCCGGGCTACTCGATGAGGACAGAGTTTTTGAAGCTCTGAGTACAGCAATCCAATGA